Part of the Primulina huaijiensis isolate GDHJ02 chromosome 15, ASM1229523v2, whole genome shotgun sequence genome is shown below.
tatagttggttgtaatgatgcaaatcaaaatttttaaactatATAGCAGTTCAAGCGTCATGGTTCgatggacaattattgcatcgCAACACTGTTACATTATGCATGTTATTAACAAATGAGGATACTTTTTTTAGATAAATGTGGAGAGAAGATCGTTGTTCAAAATTTCCGACACAATTTACCTACGAAGCCACAAGACCAAGCGCAAAATAAGCTCCTTGCTAGCAAACCCATTTCGTTTATACGTTCACCGATTACGTGAATGAAGCATCAAGACTTGGGTATGGCGCCATGTTTGGGCCAGCTCATTTCCTTTTAAGCAGGCTCAACGACGAAAATATAATTGGGCTTTCCAAATTTAATGTCTAGTTGGACCTTATGAAAAAGGCCCAAGTTTGTTGGGCTGTATTTTGCAATAAAATATCAGGGCCCTTGACATCCttaactttttttatttatcttacatATTACCCtctattaaaaaattaacaaaaatttattttattggtcAAAGATTTATATAGCATTCAATACTTACTCttttataacataaataaattgttaCAACTTGACCAAAATACTTTGGGtgtaatttttaatgttttcataattatttttttagaagtttaataattatttaaattaaataaattttttaaatatttgaaaaacttgattttaaatttcgatcaaatttgaattcattttaattaattttattcgtGTGATTATAATCTATTAAATTCTGTATAATCAAACTGAAATAATAAAAAGGACActacaattttatatattaaaattaaaattaaaatattacctatagaaaaatcaaatatacacttgtaattttgaatatatatgttcaattttcattttttttcttcatatttttactatttttttgtacatataggaaaaaaatcaaataattggCTAATCATATTTtctactttttaattttttgattcatttttaaaagaaaCTTTTTGAGGATATTTTgcatttttgttatattttattttatatacccCTACAAAGTTGAAAGgaaattatgtaatttttaaaattaaatagatcTTTTTGTAATATTAGAGAAGCTCAAGGAAGTTATTGTTATTACTTGATTATATTACTATGTTATATGAGACTAAAACGAGAGTTtggtaggggtgtcaatcgggtgggttgggtcgggtttcgggtcaacccgtgaATTTTTTTNaaaaatttatcatataaatatacattaaattttgttcaaacatacaatatataaaaatataggtaatattttcaaaaaaaaagagtCCGCgtgtcaacccgcgacccaatccgacccaacccgaaacccgcctAACATGGCACTAACTCGAATCCACCTAactcgaacccgaaaaaccccaatcCGAACTTGATATTTTTCGTATTGGGTCGTGTCGGATTGACGAgtcgtgtcgcattttgacaTCTTAGAGTTTGGAAACGTAGGGTGTCCAAGGGACGAAAGGCGGTTAACGTCTCAACCCTTGCCTATCTACTCTTTGTCTGGATCAGTACGTAGATTGGTCCGACTTTAAATTCCTCTGCGGTTGTTATTCGAGAACGAGTTCCGAGTGATCTGGTGAGTTTCTTTTTCCTCCCGTTATGTTTCGAATTTGGTTTATTTGTTGAAGTCACCACATTAGATTTTTAGGGAGAGAGTTTTGGTGTTTAACTAGTgcctttttttattcttctccgCTGTTTAAGTCCGTGGAATGCTATTCacttttaattttgttactattAGGGTTTTAAGGACTGATTGAGGTTTGTTTACTTCTTGCGATCTAGGGTATACTGTTTTTTCTTGCTGTTGACTGAAGAAGATGGCGCATCAgggcggtggtggtggtggtggtgctgAGGCGCACGCCAGGTTCAAGCAATATGAGTATCGAGCCAACTCAAGCCTTGTCCTCACTACTGACTCTCGCCCTCGTGACACCCATGAGCCTACTGGGGAGCCAGAAACTCTCTGGGGGAAGATCGATCCGAAATCATTCGGTGACCGAGCTTACAGGGATAAACCCCCTGAGTTAGAGGAGAAGCTTAATAAGTCCAAGAAGAAAAAAGACCGGGAGCCTGCTTTTGATGCTGCTACTCAGCCGAGGAGTAAGAGGAGGCGACTTCAAGAGGAGAGTGTTCTCACTTCATCTGATGAAGGTGTTTACCAGCCCAAGACTAAGGAGACAAGGGCTGCTTACGAAGCCATGCTTAGTGTTATTCAGCAGCAGTTGGGCGGCCAGCCTTTGAATATTGTCAGTGGTGCTGCAGATGAGATCTTAGCAGTTCTTAAGAGTGATAATGTCAAGAATCCTGACAAGAAAAAGGAGATCGAGAAGTTGTTGAACCCTATACCAAACCATACTTTTGATCAGCTAGTGTCCTACGGGAGGCTCATTACTGATTACCAGGATGGCGGAGATGCTGGTGATGCTGCTGTTAATGGTGACAACGGCCTCGATGACGATGTTGGTGTTGCTGTTGAGTTTGAGGAAAAtgaagaggaagaggaagagaGTGATCTTGATATGGTACCTGAGGATGAagaggatgatgatgatatcGCGGAAGTGGATGGTTCTGGTGCCATGCAGATGGGTGGTGGCATTGATGACGATGACAAGCTGGAAGCAAATGAGGGACTGAACTTAAACGTTCAGGATATTGATGCTTATTGGCTTCAACGAAATATCTCACAGGCTTATGGCCAGCAGATTGATCCGCAGCAAAGCCAGAATCTTGCTGAAGAGGTTCTTAAGATTCTAGCTGAAGGTGATGACCGTGAAGTTGAGACCAAGCTGTTGGTGCATCTGCAATTTGATAAATTTAGTctcatcaaatatttattgaggAACCGATTGAAAATTGTATGGTGTACTCGCTTGGCAAGGGCTGAAGATCAAGACAAAAGAAAGGAGATAGAAGAGGAAATGATGGGGCTGGGGCCAGATCACATTTCAATCCTGGATCAGTTGCATGCCACCAGGGCAACTGCAAAAGAGAGGCAGAAGAACATGGAGAAAAGCATTAGGGAGGAGGCTCGTAGGCTGAAGGATGAATCTGGTGGCGATGGTGAGCGCCAGCGTCATAAGCTAGTTGAtagagatgttgatggtgattGGTTGAAGGGGCAGCGGCAATTACTTGATCTTGAAAGCCTTGCCTTTAATCAAGGTGGGCTGTTGATGGCCAATAAGAAGTGTGAGCTTCCAGGGGGTTCTTGTAGATATCATAGAAAGGGGTACGACGAAGTTCATGTTCCAGCTTTAAAGCCAATGCCATTGGCTGCAGATGAAGAACTTGTGCAGATCTCTAACATGCCAGACTGGGCACAGCCAGCCTTCAAAGGAATGACCCATTTGAACAGGATCCAGAGTAAAGTTTACGATACTGCACTATTCTCTGCAGAAAATATCTTGCTATGTGCTCCCACTGGGGCTGGGAAAACAAATGTTGCTATGCTCACCATACTTAAACAGATTGCATTGCATATGAATGATGATGGATCCATTGATCATAGCAATTATAAAATTGTCTATGTTGCACCGATGAAGGCACTGGTTGCCGAGGTTGTTGGAAATCTTTCCAATCGACTACAGCATTATGGTGTCAAGGTTAAAGAACTGAGTGGAGACCAGTCATTGAGTCGCCAGCAAATTGAAGAAACTCAGATTATAGTGACAACCCCTGAGAAGTGGGATATCATTACTAGAAAATCCGGTGATCGCACTTATACACAGCTTGTGAAGCTTCTGATTATTGATGAGATTCATCTTCTGCACGACAATAGAGGCCCTGTCCTAGAAAGTATCATTGCTAGAACTGTGCGGCAAGTTGAAACGACCAAGGAGCACATTCGTTTGGTTGGGCTATCAGCTACACTTCCAAATTTTGAAGATGTTGCTGTATTTTTGCGTGTTCACTTAAAGAAGGGTCTATTCCATTTTGATAATAGCTACAGGCCGGTGCCTCTGGCTCAACAGTATATTGGAATCACAGTAAAGAAGCCACTGCAGAGATTCCAGTTGATGAATGATGTGTGTTATGATAAAGTGATCGATGTTGCAGGAAAGCATCAAGTGCTCATCTTTGTGCACTCAAGGAAGGAGACTACTAAAACTGCTCGCGCTATTCGTGATACAGCCCTTGCTAAGGACACCGTTGGTAAATTCTTGAAAGAAGACAGTGCAAGCCGTGAAATTCTTCAGTCTCACACGGAGCTGGTGAAGAGCAGTGATCTCAAGGACCTATTGCCATATGGCTTCGCAATTCATCATGCCGGGATGGTTAGAGCTGATCGTCAGATTGTTGAGGAACTTTTTGGAGATGGACATGTACAAGTCTTGGTTTCAACTGCGACTCTAGCCTGGGGTGTGAATTTACCTGCTCATACCGTGATTATTAAAGGCACTCAAATCTACAATCCTGAGAAAGGAGCATGGACAGAATTAAGCCCTCTAGATGTCATGCAGATGCTTGGTCGAGCTGGAAGACCTCAATATGATTCGTATGGTGAAGGAATAATTATAACTGGCCATAGTGAACTTAAGTACTATCTGTCTTTGATGAATCAGCAGCTTCCTATTGAAAGCCAATTCATATCTAAATTGGCTGATCAATTGAATGCCGAAATTGTCCTGGGAACTGTGCAGAATGCCAGAGAAGCTTGCAAATGGCTCTTGTACACTTACCTTTTTGTACGAATGGTACGGAATCCAACATTATATGGTTTGGCACCCGATATTCTCACTAGAGATCGAGATTTGGAGGAAAGAAGAGCTGATCTGGTAAAGCATATTATACCCATGCTCGTTTTTGTATTGTTTTGTTATTCTTTCTTAAATTTTTCGTAGTTGTTTACTTCCACTTGTTTCTGCGGTGATGGTTTTTATTTGTTACTTATATGAGAGCACAGGATTATGCATGCAGGCATTACCAATAGTAAAACTCTTGTGGTTTTCTTGCTTGTGTGTGAATTGCTGGTTACATGTCTGCCAATGTAAATTAGGTTGACTGATGGGGGTGCAACTAAAAAAAAGTGATAAAAAAAGGTGCCGGAGGCCGCAAACTCAATTCCTTTAAAAGGCTATAGGCCAGCCTTACATAAAGAGGAAGAATCGTGACTCTTGGATTTCTTAAAGTACTGAACTAACTTCAGTAGCAGAACTGTTGAATAGTAGAAGAAAAAACAGAGCTAAAAGGGTCTATTAGGTGACgaattttaattcttttttttagtCAGTGGGGAAGCCGGAGGAGGTGATTTGTGTATTTTCACTTAGGTCAACCGgcattttcatttatttatgtACAGAATTGCTGGCAGTCAAGGTTAAAGATAAACTACTTCTCATAAAAGAAGCAGATAGCTAAAAGGGGTCTATTATGTCaagaatttttaataatttcttgTTTTACAACCAGTAAAGAAGCCAGACTACATGAATACTTTATTTTCACTTAGGTCAATTGACACTGGGCATTTCATTTACTCATGCAGAGAATTGCTCAGTCAAGGTTAATGCTGAATACTGCTTGTAAATGTGAATAATTATTGCGTCTGCTATTTGTTGTTGCCACATCAACAGGCCGTTAGCAAACTTTTGAGCACACTTTCTTCTGTCTCCTTGGGTAGGTGAAGTTGGGCAATTTTGTGAATTGTCCTTATAACAGGCATTTGAGCATAATGACCGGCTGAAAGATGAGGAATAAGATGGTTACTATTATGAAATTGTTGTCTTTCTTTTTTAAGAACTGAAACTGCATCAAATAACATAAGTGCttgcaattttaattttagtattATGTTCTCCCTAAAGTCATTCATTTTAGTATTCTGCATAGTTGTCAAGGCGCTAGGCGACGTCAAGGCGACGAGCCACTGCCTAGCCCCCGAACGCCTAGGCGACAAAAGGCGATCGCCTAGCCACGAGGCGATAATATAGAGAGaatgtattatatatttatgttctACTAAAAATCAACTATTAATAATAATGAACTATATGAAAACCTAAATATATAAAGCTTCAAgttacaaaaaacaaaaatatctcaATATTGTCGATAAATCAACACATTCAAATCTTATGCTAGACAATTTAATTTTTCCAAAACAATCTAGACTCAGATCAATCACTTTCTAATTCAATCATTTCATCCACATCACCATCctccatattttcatcaatgtCTGAATAATCATCTTTCAACACATCATCATCAAACTCTCCCTCGTCATTAGATTCTTCATCTACATCCATTGGTGATTGTAGAGCATGAGTAGTTTGGCTTGTCATCCGACATCTTCGTCCTCTCCTACCTTTGCCTCTAAAAGTTGAAGCTCCCCTATAAATAGGGTTCGAGGTCCGTTGTTGTCTAGTATGTCTGGTTTCTTCTTCTACTCCAGCAGCCTCTGCTACAACGTTCCATGTCAAagtatcatcatcatcatcaaaaaCAGGTTCCTCTCCAGCTTCCATCATTCCAATCAACCACTCATTATTACAATCATCAATATTCCTCAAAACTATAGGATCTCTTTTATCCTTCTTAGCCGCACGAGCCTTGAGTGTTTGATTGTACTTCACATATACCAAATCTCTTAGTTTCTTGTGATCGAGTCTATTCCTTTTCTTTGAATGTATCTGTGACACGAAACGAAACCATCATAAACTATAAATTGAAAAGAAAAGTGAAAGAAGTCATGTAATACCGTAATAGTATTTACTCACATGCTCAAATATGCTCCAATTCCTTTCACAACCCGAAGCACTACATGTGAGGCTAAGAACTTTGATagcaaattctttcaaatttggAGTACCATTGCCAAACATTTTCCACCAATCcgctgaaaaaaaaatgtatctCATCATTTTCATTTGATATTTAAGTATTTAACTATTTAACTTCTTGCAAAAAAAACACATACCAGGCGCCATTGGTTGGTCTTTATTATTCCTTGCTCTAATGGCAAATTCGTTGCCGAACAATGACTCCGAGTTCTTATATACCGGCAACTCCTCCATAATAATCTTATCCCTCACGTCATGGCTTGGAATCAATCTTTGTATGCATGCAAACAACCCATTTGTGACTTCTGCATCCGTCTCAACTTTCGGATTGTGATAGTAAAAATATGGGTTTAAGTAGTATCCTGCCGCGTGCAAAGGATGATGAAGCTGATTATCCCATCTAGCAT
Proteins encoded:
- the LOC140960263 gene encoding uncharacterized protein; protein product: MFISTQWIESKWSNDIKGKKANDTVFKPSFWNNVTYTLKVMCPLVMVLRIADNETRPAMGYIYEAMDRAKETILKSFDYNREKCKKVLEFIDARWDNQLHHPLHAAGYYLNPYFYYHNPKVETDAEVTNGLFACIQRLIPSHDVRDKIIMEELPVYKNSESLFGNEFAIRARNNKDQPMAPADWWKMFGNGTPNLKEFAIKVLSLTCSASGCERNWSIFEHIHSKKRNRLDHKKLRDLVYVKYNQTLKARAAKKDKRDPIVLRNIDDCNNEWLIGMMEAGEEPVFDDDDDTLTWNVVAEAAGVEEETRHTRQQRTSNPIYRGASTFRGKGRRGRRCRMTSQTTHALQSPMDVDEESNDEGEFDDDVLKDDYSDIDENMEDGDVDEMIELESD